A DNA window from Bradyrhizobium sp. CCBAU 53421 contains the following coding sequences:
- the modB gene encoding molybdate ABC transporter permease subunit — protein MFEISPTEWTAILLSLRVAIIATLVATPFGIALAWLLARRDFWGKSLLDAAVHLPLVLPPVVTGYLLLLTFGKRGLVGGWLADHLGIVFAFRWTGAALACGVMSFPLLVRPIRLSIEAVDRRLEQAAETLGAAPWRVFATVTLPLALPGVLAGMVLGFAKAIGEFGATITFVSNIPGETQTISSAIYSLIQTPDGDAAAARLVIISVVLAVGALIAAEVFARRATARLHGQ, from the coding sequence GTGTTCGAGATCTCGCCGACCGAATGGACGGCGATCCTGCTGTCGCTGCGGGTCGCCATCATCGCAACGCTGGTGGCGACCCCGTTCGGGATCGCGCTCGCCTGGCTGCTGGCGCGGCGCGATTTCTGGGGCAAGTCGCTGCTCGATGCCGCGGTGCATCTGCCGCTGGTGCTGCCGCCCGTCGTCACCGGCTATTTGCTGCTGCTGACCTTCGGCAAGCGCGGCCTGGTCGGCGGCTGGCTGGCCGATCACCTCGGCATCGTGTTCGCATTCCGCTGGACCGGCGCCGCGCTTGCCTGCGGCGTAATGTCGTTTCCGCTGCTGGTGCGCCCGATCCGCCTGTCGATCGAAGCGGTCGACCGCCGCCTCGAGCAGGCGGCCGAGACGCTCGGCGCCGCGCCCTGGCGGGTGTTCGCAACCGTGACGCTGCCGCTGGCGCTGCCTGGCGTGCTGGCCGGCATGGTGCTCGGCTTTGCCAAGGCGATCGGCGAGTTCGGCGCTACCATCACCTTCGTCTCCAACATCCCCGGCGAGACCCAGACCATTTCATCGGCGATCTATTCGCTGATCCAGACACCCGACGGCGACGCCGCGGCGGCGCGGCTCGTGATCATCTCGGTCGTGCTCGCGGTCGGCGCGTTGATCGCCGCCGAAGTGTTCGCGCGCCGCGCCACCGCGCGCCTGCACGGGCAATAG